CTACTATAGCGTCTAAAAGTGGCTGCACACCTTTATTCTTGAAAGCCGACCCACATAAGAGCGGCACTATCTGCACATCCAGTGTGCTTTTGCGAATGCCTCTTTTTATCTCTTCCGGAGTAAGATCTTCACCTTCCAAATACTTCATCATTATTTGGTCATCGGACTCGGCCACATTCTCCAAAAGAATGTCTCTGTACTTGGCGACAATCTCTACCATGTCTTCAGGAACATCGATTTCCTTGAACTCTCTGCCTAAATCATCCAGATACAAGAAAGCCCTTTGCTCCACCAGATCAACCAGGCCCCGGAAATTGTCTTCACTGCCAATAGGCAGTTGAAGTGCCACAGGGTTTGCACCCAAACGGCTTTTGATCATTTCCATACCCCGGTAAAAATCTGCACCTATACGATCCATTTTGTTTATAAAACCAATTCTAGGAACTCCATATTTGTCTGCCTGCCGCCACACTGTTTCTGATTGAGGCTCAACTCCACCTACCGAACAAAACACGGCAACGGCGCCGTCAAGTACCCTCAAGGAGCGCTCCACTTCGACAGTGAAGTCCACGTGCCCTGGTGTGTCAATGATATTGACACAATGATCTCGCCAATGGCATGTGGTGGCCGCAGAGGTTATAGTTATCCCCCGCTCCTGCTCCTGAATCATCCAATCCATGGTAGCGGCACCATCATGAACCTCACCTAACTTATGCACCCTACCGGTATAAAACAGAATGCGTTCAGTGGTGGTGGTCTTGCCGGCGTCGATATGGGCCATGATACCTATATTGCGCGTTTTTTGCAGCGGAAATTGGCGCGCCATGAAGACCCCCCTTTACTACCACCTGTAATGAGCAAAAGCCTTGTTAGCTTCCGCCATCTTATGCGTATCTTCTTTCTTCTTAACAGCTGCTCCTGTACTCGTAGCAGCATCCATAATTTCATTAGCCAACTTTTCGCGCATATTTCTACCGGCACGCTGCCGGGAATAATTCACCAGCCAGCGAATGGCAAGTGTCTGCCTGCGTTCCGGCCGAACTTCTACCGGCACCTGATAGTTGGCACCACCAACCCGGCGGGCTTTAACTTCCAATACAGGCATGATGTTTTGCATGGCCTGTTCAAACACTTCCAAGGGTTCCTTACCTGTCTTTTCCTTGATAATGTCGAAAGCACCGTGACATATTTTCTCAGCAATACTTTTCTTGCCGTCCAACATGATTTGGTTTACCAACTTAGTTAGAACTACACTTTCATAAACCGGATCCGCGAGAACCTCACGCTTGGGTGCGGCTCCTCTTCTGGGCATAACTTTCCCCCCTTTCCTGGGCTAGTCGTATAACAATTACTTTTTAGGACGTTTCGCCCCGTACTTGGAACGACTACGATTCCTGTTTTGAACACCGGCACAGTCAAGTGCACCGCGTACTACGTGATACCTTACGCCGGGAATATCCTTCACACGTCCCCCACGCACTAACACTACAGAGTGCTCCTGCAAATTATGTCCAATACCTGGAATATAAGCTGTAACTTCTATACCGTTAGTTAATCTTATCCTGGCAACTTTGCGTAGGGCGGAGTTCGGTTTTTTAGGTGTGGTTGTATAGACCCTTGTGCATACGCCACGCTTTTGCGGAGATCCCTTAAGTGCTGGTGAATCTGATTTTTGTGTAATATCTTTTCTACCCTTACGAATAAGCTGATGGATCGTTGGCATCAACATACACCTCCTTTTATGGGCATTAATCAAAGACTAACATGGAAGGCGGAAACCGCCTTCCTTAAAAACATAACCGGAGTTACTCCGCCACTAACGCTGCTACAGCGCACCCAACCCCTATACCGCAGGCTTTACCTAAGACAACCATTGATTCAACATTTTCAACCGGTATATTATTCTCAATACATGCCTGTTTGATGGGGTCTACTATGCGTCCTTCAGCGTTTTGGGCCACGAAAATCATTATTGCTTCTTTTTTCTGTATTGCCTTCAAAGTTTGCTTGGCCCCTACCGTGGTTTTCTTTGCATTTAACAATTTTTCTAAAGACATGGTCAGTCTCCATAAACAATAGTAACTACAGCGCATACACGCACCCGTATATAATATCACCGGCACCTGCCAATGTCAATAATAAAGAAGACCTATCATTTTACTCGTGATTAATTGAGGAACCGGGCATCAATTCATCATATTCCGGCTGCATTTGAACACCGCTGTCCGTTGTGCTTGCAGTT
This sequence is a window from Bacillota bacterium. Protein-coding genes within it:
- the rpsG gene encoding 30S ribosomal protein S7, with the translated sequence MPRRGAAPKREVLADPVYESVVLTKLVNQIMLDGKKSIAEKICHGAFDIIKEKTGKEPLEVFEQAMQNIMPVLEVKARRVGGANYQVPVEVRPERRQTLAIRWLVNYSRQRAGRNMREKLANEIMDAATSTGAAVKKKEDTHKMAEANKAFAHYRW
- a CDS encoding 30S ribosomal protein S12 — protein: MPTIHQLIRKGRKDITQKSDSPALKGSPQKRGVCTRVYTTTPKKPNSALRKVARIRLTNGIEVTAYIPGIGHNLQEHSVVLVRGGRVKDIPGVRYHVVRGALDCAGVQNRNRSRSKYGAKRPKK
- a CDS encoding 50S ribosomal protein L7Ae-like protein gives rise to the protein MSLEKLLNAKKTTVGAKQTLKAIQKKEAIMIFVAQNAEGRIVDPIKQACIENNIPVENVESMVVLGKACGIGVGCAVAALVAE